One window from the genome of Epinephelus fuscoguttatus linkage group LG3, E.fuscoguttatus.final_Chr_v1 encodes:
- the LOC125886617 gene encoding uncharacterized protein LOC125886617, with product MDGLHIFPVILLVVSCSYHWTSGSVLDVTVRPGDSITLYCDCKLSIGLYIVWYRNCSHENQPSLDLPVKLISKMVNSENGLLKNFPRFQFVRNFSSASYDLLIMNITHSDEGLYYCGTEQTKVEDKEFITSRTIYRYGNITTRIIFNSSEPHHPETPQECGVCCVLLFSLCPAFAVLSSLLSSLLVYHLCQKKAKELQVDQQRPQTGLNQDEDMGYAAVEIRQASQRPKKKKKKTQSSNFSTYSAINTSRM from the exons ATGGATGGGCTACATATTTTTCCAGTCATTCTCCTTG ttgTATCCTGCAGTTACCACTGGACCTCTGGATCAGTGTTGGACGTGACAGTCAGACCAGGAGACAGCATCACTCTCTACTGTGACTGCAAATTATCAATTGGATTATACATAGTGTGGTACAGGAACTGTTCTCATGAGAACCAGCCTTCTCTTGACCTTCCAGTAAAACTCATTTCGAAGATGGTCAACTCTGAAAATGGTCTCCTGAAAAATTTCCCTCGTTTTCAATTTGTGAGAAACTTTTCTTCTGCGTCCTATGACCTGCTGATCATGAACATCACTCACTCTGATGAGGGTCTCTACTACTGTGGAACTGAACAGACCAAGGTGGAGGATAAAGAATTCATTACATCCAGAACTATTTACAGATACGGCAACATCACAACAAGGATCATATTCA ACTCCAGCGAGCCTCATCACCCTGAGACTCCACAAGAATGTGGTGTatgctgtgtgctgctgttctctctgtgtccagCTTTtgctgtcctctcctctcttctctcctcgcTTCTGGTTTATCACCTCTGTCAGAAAAAAG CTAAAGAACTTCAAGTTGATCAGCAAAGACCTCAAACAGGACTGAATCAG gatgaAGATATGGGTTATGCTGCAGTGGAAATCCGTCAGGCATCACAGagaccaaagaagaagaagaagaaaacccagAGTTCTAACTTCAGCACTTATTCTGCCATCAATACTTCCAGGATGTAG